The Archocentrus centrarchus isolate MPI-CPG fArcCen1 chromosome 5, fArcCen1, whole genome shotgun sequence genome contains the following window.
TTTCCTCCACAGAAATCCTAAATTGTGGTTACAATATTATACATTACTGAGCAAAATTTtgcaaaagtttgaaaaatagTCACAAGAAGGCACTTCACTCATCTGTTGCAATTATTCAAATGCCAACATGCTGGATATTTGGGCCTACATAAATACATATTGAGACAGTGTTTAGTTAGTGTTATCAGTTAGAAAGtcacataaaaagaaaatttgtgGTACATTGTTTCCCAGTTTTATCTGAAATCTAGATTCATTCATTTAGTTTGACCCCTGTGTTTGTGCGTGATAACCAGGACAGCAACATGAGGGATATTCTCGGCCCACGCTTCCTTGTCCAGAGGGGCTGTACCTATGATAAGGTTGAATACCGCACTGCTGTTCTGCCTGGCTGTCCCATTGAAGCCAACCCTGTCTTCACCTACCCTGTGGCTCTCAGCTGCCACTGCGGTGCCTGCAGGACCGACACTGATGAGTGCGCACATAGAGCCAGCACAGATGGAACAAAGTGTACCAAGCCAGTTAGGCGTATCTCTCCGTACCTTGGCCAGAACAACTATGTTATCCCTTTTTGACTCACATGCTTTTGTTCTGATAAGGTCTAATTTAGTTGCTGGAACTACAGAACGTAAATATTTTGAGATAAGCGTCATGATTTACTGTGATATCTGCACCGTTTGTACTGTTCCCAGTTgtaccagctttttttttttttttttattgtgcctTTGTTGGACAATATGTCTGTGCTGCATGTTTGCTTCTCACTTTACAATGAGAGTTGATCCCAgcgcatttttttttgtcagcatcATTATTTATCCTTTTGTACTCTCGTGAGCGTGACTCCCAGACTTATTATGCTTACTCGGAAAGGGATACTCTGAATACAACTGAATTAAAGTCTCTAAATAGCTCTGTGACTAAGCTGTGCTTGACTTAATCACATCCTGTGCTGGACCATAGCTTTCTGTTTACTACACACAAGGCCATGACactccacaacatcatccactaTATTTACTTTGATGGTGATTCTGGAAAGCTGAAGACTGTTGGCACAACTAAAACTCTGTTTCCAAAAAAGCCCttatttaactgaaaatattCATAAGACAGCATATcaaatatttgttgttgtttgaagGAAGCTGATGGTTTAATTAGTAATGTTAATGGGTATGACAAGAGCATTCCAGATTCTATGAGTCTTTCAGAAGTAAAAATGGGGATGGGTTCCCACTCTGTGAGAGACTATGTTCACAAATAATTcatcaatacatttttttttccttcctatcCATTAATGCTGATACATGCAGGTCTTGGAACAGCATACTAACATCGTCTTTTTCTGGGTAAGCCAGGAGGAAAATACCAAACCAGAGTCTACATACACCCATACATACAGCATGGCTTAGTGAAAGAACATGGCTGGGTGCTAAAGTGGCATGTCTGCAGTTCAGACCATTCacccattaaaaacattttcatcatgaaacaaaaatattattagcaGTTTTAAATCATTTGCACACTTTTGcatctgtttttattgacatttttacaaagatgtgAGGTAAATGTATTGGAATGTTGTTAAAATATGCTATTAGGTGAGCGTGTGACTTTGTTCACTGTGACTGTCAGTGTGATGCAGTGCTCATACGTGTAGTTTCCAATGCACAGTAGGAATTTGGGAGGACAGCTGCAGCTTATTTATAGCCCAGCAGTTCAGAGTGGGAGAATGCATGATAAGTCCATCATGTGGGCTCACTGTGACAttgctttttcttcattttctgttcAGTCTTTATACGTATAACAGAATTTCACTGTTTTCCTTACAGTTTCTGTTTAAACTGTCATTGTGTTGATAAAAGTTATTTATGATTTTTGGTTCTGCATCCCTGTCAAATTTTagcattttggagcattttaaacaGAATGGAGTAAAACATGAACTACAAAAGAAATTCAGTGACCTAAAAGCCAACAAAACATCAGATTTAaaggtcctttttttttaaggtctttaaagtttgtttttttttctcactttcatTTATCACCAACTACATAAACCCTTATTACAGCTTTGACTACACCAGTGGCTGACATGATTCATGAAgtttcaaaccttgaagcaaCCTTGGGCGAGGCTGTGTTGCATTTGGAGGAGGAAGAAGCAGGATATGACACGTTTTCTTCTATTAAAGGAAAACACGGAAAAACAAGACAAGTTTGCACAACAATGACACATGTTTTCTGAGCCACTATGACGGCCATGAGCTCATGCAACTTTTCACAACCCGATACTCTGTTTAACCTTGCAAACAGTCAGCTGACAAAATTAGTATGATGCATTCCGTGGTATTGCAATGCAATGTTGTCTAGTTTTGAAAACCTGAATACCCTGAATACAGATAAAGCATGAAATGGAATTTGCCTCCGTCAGCACACAAAGGGGACCAGCTATGTGGTGCACATACCGATTACTCTTTCATTCACACAAACCATAAAGTTTTGCTTGTGTCGTGTTTATTCAGCCAGAAaaaatgtgagattttttttcatagcaATGGCAGTAGGAATGGCGGCGTTGGCCGGTCAGTTGGTTGGTCTGTCAAACCACttcagtctaaaaaaaaaaaaaaattaagtttgcAAAGTTTGTACAATCAGTTATTCCATTTAGATCACTtcttgaaaacacatttttacagagaTGGGTTTATGTGATGtagccttttaaaaaaaattttaatcatcTGTTTTGAGCATGATAAAATTAGCTATTATGGTTTGTCCTAGTTACTTTTTTCCATTGACACTTTCTAAACTACTACTTTCTAAACTTGAAATATCTTCTATACATGAAAGTTCTTGATATTCATGGCCCAAAGATAATGCATCCTCCAGACTCTGGTGAGCCCCTGACCTTTCCTTTAAAGATTCTTATAATATAGCTTCATACCATGTTGCCTGTAATAATGTCACCTCTCACTGTTATACAACTTACCTGCATTGTGCACCAGAGGTTAAAAGCCTCCTGGGGCTTTGGAATGCGTCCACACCTTTAAAATCTACATCTAGATCTTTGCCCCCGGTAATTTTCCACATGACAGAGTTAATACACACATTGTGAGAAAATAAACCTGAAACCTTACCACAGAATCTACTAGATTCTCTGACTAAAACCAGGAAACATCCTTCAGAGTAATTTGATAGGCTGCCTTTTCTTCTGAATTTAAGCTAAAAGGCCATATTGATTTTATCGCATGTCTTTCttcttttaacttttattaaTCTAATCAcgaagattagattagattttcatttcagtgaaacCTTGTATCAAATTCACACACTGCACGCAGTGAGACTTCTGCTCTCTACAGCAGCCGGTTCAAGTTATGCTATGACTGATAAGAGAAGAGTTCAATTTTCCCACCCATCTCTATCTTGCTGAAGGGGCGCACTCAGAAAAGCCTGAATGTGAATGGCAAAAGcagtaaaaagaaagcaaaatttaTGAATACTTcataaataatttataatattttatgaAGTAATGATATGTTTTGTATTCAAAATATTGAGCTTCTAAGTAGGAAACTGTGGGTAATTATGGTTACATAAAAACAGCAGTCCACAAACTTCTGTAATGTAAGCTTATTGTAAAGTGTACCAGGATATATGGTatatttgtaatgttttttaGTTACCCTAGTTATAATTAGTtgctagaatagaatagaacagaatagaatagaccAGAATAACGTCATTAGCACTAGATCCGCCCGCACACTTAACAGATCTCAAACCCATGATGATTTTAATGGGCTTAAACCAGTTTTAACCTAAGATTATTCTGGGAAATGGGCCGGGACTTCTTTACTAACAATGGAAAGTctctaaataataaaaacctgttttaaatGTCTAACAATAAACGTTTGTTTCTATGAATCTGAACATTTAAACTTGACGAACAATAGTTTCTTTCATCTTTGCAGGTTTAAGCGGTGTaactgtgtgatttgtgaaacagCTATTGATTGATTGACCTACCTTCCAATCAGAACAATGTGAAACTTGTTGATTGGTTGTAAGTCAAGTGGCAGTCAGAAGCGCCCCGCCCCCCTTAAAAAAACCAGTGGAAAATTCCAGTTACTCTCTCGCTTACCTATATTAGCGGTTCAACCAGCGGTCGAGA
Protein-coding sequences here:
- the tshba gene encoding thyroid stimulating hormone subunit beta a; this translates as METAMFTSWLIILMLSPAVPMCLPTDFTLHVEKPECDFCVAINTTICMGFCYSRDSNMRDILGPRFLVQRGCTYDKVEYRTAVLPGCPIEANPVFTYPVALSCHCGACRTDTDECAHRASTDGTKCTKPVRRISPYLGQNNYVIPF